A window of Nicotiana tabacum cultivar K326 chromosome 24, ASM71507v2, whole genome shotgun sequence contains these coding sequences:
- the LOC107762455 gene encoding uncharacterized protein LOC107762455 isoform X4, with the protein MGTQVHCKGYLPSYYSMRDLNEDSNSSSWPLFYGDKTLPNGQYCNGFTSRTITDAYPGYDKDILKQKMLEHEAIFKNQVVELHRLYRIQRDMMDEIRRKGMPKLRSSMEPSCSSSHLGSQVPSEDARKWHITNFSLENSSYTRPSTSGTEIVNSPFSSSKVNGVQSGRVQLQNGYSSKTSDVLETRPSKVRKKLFDLQLPADEYIDTEENEPLRDNVGSSFPSYPANGNYIVARESGAKLFLGGGAKSDSGKDASASNSCLRSSIGLADLNEPAQLDEATRPVAFLGYGTNHKETRSINASARSNPPFVTLPWNSNCARPNDSLSNVYVDSRSNEREWLASAYETGNTKGSSASFPRGLEQEKIPVASHQATVMINKACQLSGVHPIHHSKDGIWKDRAGHSLDISHRNGEQSHGEPFVTSKMASPYPCPSSSEFSSLWPHSVSPWEKSNGSFTQRLSSMHANSFFNSSAVAGKGSQSSQSQIGDNWHVNSNSRLHPIRNGFYHGSSSGTKDSPIHFPTVAFDSLNHIKGDHFRSQCSNNACENFLISSNNTDVVTSGKGFDLNVLSKSALSEEYPRQGVEFGDEKREPQDPVTVLPWLKAKANGKNEGIDSRIGETSTNSGFVQAYSSPLCHTPIDPSASEDHHMKTAKEVGETRHIRKILGVPILDIPSASRNESSSLVSTSATLCSSPKRESIRHQRRSMVIDINIACDISEVEPEKPSAVEPIVTEKVMETGTTNIKNHFDLNSCITEDEEPVSAESNKANVKTILDIDLEVPVVMDIEQDNFPGEEDKQCEASLQLPDDKPEHTEEEFLRTAAEAIVAISSSSQCIPVKETCNDPSDDPLESLRWFVNVVSSCAAELDGMMVARCGSKEIDYFEEMTLRLTETKEEDYMPKPFVPEVQTVEDGGASSLTTRPRRGQARRGRQRRDFQRDILPGLVSLSRHEVTEDIQTFGGLMRATGHTWNCGLTRRNGTRNGGARGRRKTVVVTTPATVFTTTSSPLIHQLNNIEASLEDKNLTGWGKTPRRPRRQRCPAGNPPAVLLT; encoded by the exons ATGGGAACACAAGTACACTGTAAAGGCTACTTACCAAGCTATTACTCTATGAGGGATCTTAATGAGGACTCTAATAGCAGCAGTTGGCCCCTATTTTATGGAGATAAGACCTTACCGAACGGTCAATATTGTAATGGTTTCACGTCAAGGACTATAACTGATGCATATCCAGGATATGATAAGGACATTCTGAAGCAGAAGATGCTTGAACACGAGGCCATATTCAAGAATCAG GTGGTGGAACTTCATCGCCTTTACAGAATTCAGAGGGACATGATGGACGAAATTAGAAGGAAGGGAATGCCTAAACTTCGCTCATCGATGGAGCCATCGTGTTCATCTAGTCATCTAGGATCTCAAGTACCGTCTGAAGATGCTCGGAAATGGCACATAACAAACTTCTCCTTGGAAAATTCCAGTTATACTAGACCATCTACATCTGGTACTGAAATTGTTAATTCTCCCTTTAGTTCTTCAAAAGTAAATGGTGTACAGTCTGGTCGAGTTCAATTGCAGAACGGTTATTCTTCAAAAACCTCTGATGTTTTGGAGACTAGGCCCTCGAAGGTCCGGAAAAAGTTGTTTGATCTTCAACTTCCAGCTGATGAATACATAGATACAGAGGAAAATGAGCCGTTGCGAGATAATGTAGGATCTTCATTTCCCAGTTATCCTGCTAATGGAAATTATATAGTTGCCCGAGAGAGTGGAGCAAAATTGTTTCTTGGTGGTGGTGCAAAGAGTGATAGCGGAAAAGATGCTTCGGCATCCAATTCGTGTTTGAGAAGCTCTATTGGGTTGGCTGATCTAAATGAACCAGCACAGCTTGACGAAGCCACCCGTCCAGTTGCTTTTCTTGGTTATGGTACTAATCATAAAGAAACTAGAAGCATAAATGCTTCTGCTAGGTCAAATCCGCCGTTTGTGACTTTGCCTTGGAATTCCAATTGTGCACGCCCGAATGACTCTTTAAGTAACGTATATGTTGACAGTAGAAGCAACGAGAGGGAGTGGTTGGCATCGGCATATGAAACAG GTAACACCAAAGGTAGCTCGGCTTCATTTCCGAGAGGTCTTGAACAAGAGAAGATACCTGTAGCTTCCCATCAAGCAACAGTAATGATTAACAAAGCCTGTCAACTGTCGGGAGTTCATCCAATTCACCATAGTAAGGATGGCATTTGGAAAGATAGAGCAGGTCATAGTTTAGATATCTCTCACAGAAATGGCGAGCAGTCTCATGGTGAACCATTTGTTACTTCCAAGATGGCTAGTCCATATCCATGTCCGAGTTCCTCCGAATTTAGCAGTTTGTGGCCACACTCCGTCTCTCCGTGGGAGAAGTCAAATGGTAGCTTTACTCAGAGGTTATCCTCAATGCATGCAAACTCATTCTTCAACTCTTCTGCAGTAGCTGGTAAGGGTTCACAGTCATCTCAAAGCCAAATTGGTGACAATTGGCACGTGAACAGCAATTCTAGGTTGCATCCTATCCGTAATGGTTTTTACCATGGATCCTCATCTGGGACCAAAGACTCACCAATTCACTTTCCTACAGTTGCTTTTGACTCTTTGAACCATATTAAGGGGGACCATTTTAGGTCTCAGTGCTCTAACAATGCATGTGAGAATTTTCTCATTAGCTCTAACAATACGGATGTTGTGACATCTGGAAAAGGTTTCGACTTAAATGTACTATCAAAGAGTGCACTCAGTGAGGAATATCCTAGGCAAGGTGTTGAGTTTGGTGATGAAAAAAGAGAGCCTCAAGATCCGGTAACAGTTTTGCCATGGCTTAAAGCTAAAGCAAATGGTAAAAATGAGGGCATCGATAGTAGGATAGGTGAAACTTCAACAAATTCTGGCTTTGTCCAGGCCTACTCAAGCCCTCTTTGCCATACACCGATTGATCCATCAGCTTCTGAAGATCACCACATGAAGACCGCAAAAGAAGTGGGGGAGACGCGGCATATAAGAAAAATTCTTGGTGTTCCAATCCTTGATATTCCCTCTGCTTCCAGAAATGAGTCATCATCACTTGTTTCCACTTCTGCTACTCTTTGTTCCTCTCCCAAGAGAGAGAGTATCAGACATCAAAGGAGGAGTATGGTCATTGACATTAACATAGCTTGTGACATTTCTGAGGTTGAGCCCGAGAAACCTTCTGCTGTGGAACCAATTGTTACTGAGAAAGTTATGGAGACGGGAACTACCAACATCAAGAAtcactttgatttgaactcatgTATTACTGAGGATGAAGAACCAGTTTCTGCTGAAAGCAATAAGGCTAATGTGAAAACTATTCTGGATATAGATTTGGAAGTCCCTGTAGTTATGGACATTGAACAAGACAATTTCCCTGGAGAAGAAGACAAGCAATGTGAAGCATCTTTGCAGCTGCCTGACGATAAACCTGAGCACACGGAGGAAGAATTTCTCAGGACTGCAGCAGAAGCTATAGTTGCCATCTCATCGTCCAGTCAATGCATCCCCGTAAAGGAAACATGCAATGATCCATCCGATGATCCTCTGGAATCCCTACGATGGTTTGTCAATGTGGTCTCTTCTTGTGCAGCCGAGCTTGATGGCATGATGGTTGCACGTTGTGGTTCTAAGGAAATAGATTACTTTGAGGAAATGACATTGCGACTAACAGAAACGAAGGAGGAAGATTACATGCCAAAGCCTTTTGTTCCTGAAGTCCAAACAGTGGAAGATGGAGGGGCCAGTTCATTAACAACCCGACCCCGAAGAGGGCAAGCAAGGAGGGGAAGGCAGCGGAGGGATTTCCAAAGGGATATACTTCCCGGTCTAGTTTCATTGTCAAGGCATGAGGTGACCGAAGACATTCAGACATTCGGAGGGTTGATGAGAGCAACGGGCCATACTTGGAACTGCGGTTTGACTAGAAGGAACGGGACGAGAAACGGAGGTGCTAGGGGAAGGCGGAAAACGGTTGTGGTCACCACCCCTGCAACGGTGTTCACCACAACGAGCTCTCCACTAATACACCAACTTAATAACATTGAAGCCAGTTTGGAGGATAAAAACCTAACAGGGTGGGGAAAAACACCTAGGCGCCCGCGGAGGCAAAGATGCCCTGCAGGTAATCCTCCGGCTGTCCTGTTAACTTAA
- the LOC107762455 gene encoding uncharacterized protein LOC107762455 isoform X2 yields MNISTSWQNVCLSRQRMGTQVHCKGYLPSYYSMRDLNEDSNSSSWPLFYGDKTLPNGQYCNGFTSRTITDAYPGYDKDILKQKMLEHEAIFKNQVVELHRLYRIQRDMMDEIRRKGMPKLRSSMEPSCSSSHLGSQVPSEDARKWHITNFSLENSSYTRPSTSGTEIVNSPFSSSKVNGVQSGRVQLQNGYSSKTSDVLETRPSKVRKKLFDLQLPADEYIDTEENEPLRDNVGSSFPSYPANGNYIVARESGAKLFLGGGAKSDSGKDASASNSCLRSSIGLADLNEPAQLDEATRPVAFLGYGTNHKETRSINASARSNPPFVTLPWNSNCARPNDSLSNVYVDSRSNEREWLASAYETGNTKGSSASFPRGLEQEKIPVASHQATVMINKACQLSGVHPIHHSKDGIWKDRAGHSLDISHRNGEQSHGEPFVTSKMASPYPCPSSSEFSSLWPHSVSPWEKSNGSFTQRLSSMHANSFFNSSAVAGKGSQSSQSQIGDNWHVNSNSRLHPIRNGFYHGSSSGTKDSPIHFPTVAFDSLNHIKGDHFRSQCSNNACENFLISSNNTDVVTSGKGFDLNVLSKSALSEEYPRQGVEFGDEKREPQDPVTVLPWLKAKANGKNEGIDSRIGETSTNSGFVQAYSSPLCHTPIDPSASEDHHMKTAKEVGETRHIRKILGVPILDIPSASRNESSSLVSTSATLCSSPKRESIRHQRRSMVIDINIACDISEVEPEKPSAVEPIVTEKVMETGTTNIKNHFDLNSCITEDEEPVSAESNKANVKTILDIDLEVPVVMDIEQDNFPGEEDKQCEASLQLPDDKPEHTEEEFLRTAAEAIVAISSSSQCIPVKETCNDPSDDPLESLRWFVNVVSSCAAELDGMMVARCGSKEIDYFEEMTLRLTETKEEDYMPKPFVPEVQTVEDGGASSLTTRPRRGQARRGRQRRDFQRDILPGLVSLSRHEVTEDIQTFGGLMRATGHTWNCGLTRRNGTRNGGARGRRKTVVVTTPATVFTTTSSPLIHQLNNIEASLEDKNLTGWGKTPRRPRRQRCPAGNPPAVLLT; encoded by the exons ATGAACATATCCACTAGTTGGCAAAATGTATGTCTTTCGAGACAAA GAATGGGAACACAAGTACACTGTAAAGGCTACTTACCAAGCTATTACTCTATGAGGGATCTTAATGAGGACTCTAATAGCAGCAGTTGGCCCCTATTTTATGGAGATAAGACCTTACCGAACGGTCAATATTGTAATGGTTTCACGTCAAGGACTATAACTGATGCATATCCAGGATATGATAAGGACATTCTGAAGCAGAAGATGCTTGAACACGAGGCCATATTCAAGAATCAG GTGGTGGAACTTCATCGCCTTTACAGAATTCAGAGGGACATGATGGACGAAATTAGAAGGAAGGGAATGCCTAAACTTCGCTCATCGATGGAGCCATCGTGTTCATCTAGTCATCTAGGATCTCAAGTACCGTCTGAAGATGCTCGGAAATGGCACATAACAAACTTCTCCTTGGAAAATTCCAGTTATACTAGACCATCTACATCTGGTACTGAAATTGTTAATTCTCCCTTTAGTTCTTCAAAAGTAAATGGTGTACAGTCTGGTCGAGTTCAATTGCAGAACGGTTATTCTTCAAAAACCTCTGATGTTTTGGAGACTAGGCCCTCGAAGGTCCGGAAAAAGTTGTTTGATCTTCAACTTCCAGCTGATGAATACATAGATACAGAGGAAAATGAGCCGTTGCGAGATAATGTAGGATCTTCATTTCCCAGTTATCCTGCTAATGGAAATTATATAGTTGCCCGAGAGAGTGGAGCAAAATTGTTTCTTGGTGGTGGTGCAAAGAGTGATAGCGGAAAAGATGCTTCGGCATCCAATTCGTGTTTGAGAAGCTCTATTGGGTTGGCTGATCTAAATGAACCAGCACAGCTTGACGAAGCCACCCGTCCAGTTGCTTTTCTTGGTTATGGTACTAATCATAAAGAAACTAGAAGCATAAATGCTTCTGCTAGGTCAAATCCGCCGTTTGTGACTTTGCCTTGGAATTCCAATTGTGCACGCCCGAATGACTCTTTAAGTAACGTATATGTTGACAGTAGAAGCAACGAGAGGGAGTGGTTGGCATCGGCATATGAAACAG GTAACACCAAAGGTAGCTCGGCTTCATTTCCGAGAGGTCTTGAACAAGAGAAGATACCTGTAGCTTCCCATCAAGCAACAGTAATGATTAACAAAGCCTGTCAACTGTCGGGAGTTCATCCAATTCACCATAGTAAGGATGGCATTTGGAAAGATAGAGCAGGTCATAGTTTAGATATCTCTCACAGAAATGGCGAGCAGTCTCATGGTGAACCATTTGTTACTTCCAAGATGGCTAGTCCATATCCATGTCCGAGTTCCTCCGAATTTAGCAGTTTGTGGCCACACTCCGTCTCTCCGTGGGAGAAGTCAAATGGTAGCTTTACTCAGAGGTTATCCTCAATGCATGCAAACTCATTCTTCAACTCTTCTGCAGTAGCTGGTAAGGGTTCACAGTCATCTCAAAGCCAAATTGGTGACAATTGGCACGTGAACAGCAATTCTAGGTTGCATCCTATCCGTAATGGTTTTTACCATGGATCCTCATCTGGGACCAAAGACTCACCAATTCACTTTCCTACAGTTGCTTTTGACTCTTTGAACCATATTAAGGGGGACCATTTTAGGTCTCAGTGCTCTAACAATGCATGTGAGAATTTTCTCATTAGCTCTAACAATACGGATGTTGTGACATCTGGAAAAGGTTTCGACTTAAATGTACTATCAAAGAGTGCACTCAGTGAGGAATATCCTAGGCAAGGTGTTGAGTTTGGTGATGAAAAAAGAGAGCCTCAAGATCCGGTAACAGTTTTGCCATGGCTTAAAGCTAAAGCAAATGGTAAAAATGAGGGCATCGATAGTAGGATAGGTGAAACTTCAACAAATTCTGGCTTTGTCCAGGCCTACTCAAGCCCTCTTTGCCATACACCGATTGATCCATCAGCTTCTGAAGATCACCACATGAAGACCGCAAAAGAAGTGGGGGAGACGCGGCATATAAGAAAAATTCTTGGTGTTCCAATCCTTGATATTCCCTCTGCTTCCAGAAATGAGTCATCATCACTTGTTTCCACTTCTGCTACTCTTTGTTCCTCTCCCAAGAGAGAGAGTATCAGACATCAAAGGAGGAGTATGGTCATTGACATTAACATAGCTTGTGACATTTCTGAGGTTGAGCCCGAGAAACCTTCTGCTGTGGAACCAATTGTTACTGAGAAAGTTATGGAGACGGGAACTACCAACATCAAGAAtcactttgatttgaactcatgTATTACTGAGGATGAAGAACCAGTTTCTGCTGAAAGCAATAAGGCTAATGTGAAAACTATTCTGGATATAGATTTGGAAGTCCCTGTAGTTATGGACATTGAACAAGACAATTTCCCTGGAGAAGAAGACAAGCAATGTGAAGCATCTTTGCAGCTGCCTGACGATAAACCTGAGCACACGGAGGAAGAATTTCTCAGGACTGCAGCAGAAGCTATAGTTGCCATCTCATCGTCCAGTCAATGCATCCCCGTAAAGGAAACATGCAATGATCCATCCGATGATCCTCTGGAATCCCTACGATGGTTTGTCAATGTGGTCTCTTCTTGTGCAGCCGAGCTTGATGGCATGATGGTTGCACGTTGTGGTTCTAAGGAAATAGATTACTTTGAGGAAATGACATTGCGACTAACAGAAACGAAGGAGGAAGATTACATGCCAAAGCCTTTTGTTCCTGAAGTCCAAACAGTGGAAGATGGAGGGGCCAGTTCATTAACAACCCGACCCCGAAGAGGGCAAGCAAGGAGGGGAAGGCAGCGGAGGGATTTCCAAAGGGATATACTTCCCGGTCTAGTTTCATTGTCAAGGCATGAGGTGACCGAAGACATTCAGACATTCGGAGGGTTGATGAGAGCAACGGGCCATACTTGGAACTGCGGTTTGACTAGAAGGAACGGGACGAGAAACGGAGGTGCTAGGGGAAGGCGGAAAACGGTTGTGGTCACCACCCCTGCAACGGTGTTCACCACAACGAGCTCTCCACTAATACACCAACTTAATAACATTGAAGCCAGTTTGGAGGATAAAAACCTAACAGGGTGGGGAAAAACACCTAGGCGCCCGCGGAGGCAAAGATGCCCTGCAGGTAATCCTCCGGCTGTCCTGTTAACTTAA
- the LOC107762455 gene encoding uncharacterized protein LOC107762455 isoform X3, with amino-acid sequence MRLIFSSSIFQGMGTQVHCKGYLPSYYSMRDLNEDSNSSSWPLFYGDKTLPNGQYCNGFTSRTITDAYPGYDKDILKQKMLEHEAIFKNQVVELHRLYRIQRDMMDEIRRKGMPKLRSSMEPSCSSSHLGSQVPSEDARKWHITNFSLENSSYTRPSTSGTEIVNSPFSSSKVNGVQSGRVQLQNGYSSKTSDVLETRPSKVRKKLFDLQLPADEYIDTEENEPLRDNVGSSFPSYPANGNYIVARESGAKLFLGGGAKSDSGKDASASNSCLRSSIGLADLNEPAQLDEATRPVAFLGYGTNHKETRSINASARSNPPFVTLPWNSNCARPNDSLSNVYVDSRSNEREWLASAYETGNTKGSSASFPRGLEQEKIPVASHQATVMINKACQLSGVHPIHHSKDGIWKDRAGHSLDISHRNGEQSHGEPFVTSKMASPYPCPSSSEFSSLWPHSVSPWEKSNGSFTQRLSSMHANSFFNSSAVAGKGSQSSQSQIGDNWHVNSNSRLHPIRNGFYHGSSSGTKDSPIHFPTVAFDSLNHIKGDHFRSQCSNNACENFLISSNNTDVVTSGKGFDLNVLSKSALSEEYPRQGVEFGDEKREPQDPVTVLPWLKAKANGKNEGIDSRIGETSTNSGFVQAYSSPLCHTPIDPSASEDHHMKTAKEVGETRHIRKILGVPILDIPSASRNESSSLVSTSATLCSSPKRESIRHQRRSMVIDINIACDISEVEPEKPSAVEPIVTEKVMETGTTNIKNHFDLNSCITEDEEPVSAESNKANVKTILDIDLEVPVVMDIEQDNFPGEEDKQCEASLQLPDDKPEHTEEEFLRTAAEAIVAISSSSQCIPVKETCNDPSDDPLESLRWFVNVVSSCAAELDGMMVARCGSKEIDYFEEMTLRLTETKEEDYMPKPFVPEVQTVEDGGASSLTTRPRRGQARRGRQRRDFQRDILPGLVSLSRHEVTEDIQTFGGLMRATGHTWNCGLTRRNGTRNGGARGRRKTVVVTTPATVFTTTSSPLIHQLNNIEASLEDKNLTGWGKTPRRPRRQRCPAGNPPAVLLT; translated from the exons ATGCGTTTGATCTTCTCTTCATCAATTTTTCAAG GAATGGGAACACAAGTACACTGTAAAGGCTACTTACCAAGCTATTACTCTATGAGGGATCTTAATGAGGACTCTAATAGCAGCAGTTGGCCCCTATTTTATGGAGATAAGACCTTACCGAACGGTCAATATTGTAATGGTTTCACGTCAAGGACTATAACTGATGCATATCCAGGATATGATAAGGACATTCTGAAGCAGAAGATGCTTGAACACGAGGCCATATTCAAGAATCAG GTGGTGGAACTTCATCGCCTTTACAGAATTCAGAGGGACATGATGGACGAAATTAGAAGGAAGGGAATGCCTAAACTTCGCTCATCGATGGAGCCATCGTGTTCATCTAGTCATCTAGGATCTCAAGTACCGTCTGAAGATGCTCGGAAATGGCACATAACAAACTTCTCCTTGGAAAATTCCAGTTATACTAGACCATCTACATCTGGTACTGAAATTGTTAATTCTCCCTTTAGTTCTTCAAAAGTAAATGGTGTACAGTCTGGTCGAGTTCAATTGCAGAACGGTTATTCTTCAAAAACCTCTGATGTTTTGGAGACTAGGCCCTCGAAGGTCCGGAAAAAGTTGTTTGATCTTCAACTTCCAGCTGATGAATACATAGATACAGAGGAAAATGAGCCGTTGCGAGATAATGTAGGATCTTCATTTCCCAGTTATCCTGCTAATGGAAATTATATAGTTGCCCGAGAGAGTGGAGCAAAATTGTTTCTTGGTGGTGGTGCAAAGAGTGATAGCGGAAAAGATGCTTCGGCATCCAATTCGTGTTTGAGAAGCTCTATTGGGTTGGCTGATCTAAATGAACCAGCACAGCTTGACGAAGCCACCCGTCCAGTTGCTTTTCTTGGTTATGGTACTAATCATAAAGAAACTAGAAGCATAAATGCTTCTGCTAGGTCAAATCCGCCGTTTGTGACTTTGCCTTGGAATTCCAATTGTGCACGCCCGAATGACTCTTTAAGTAACGTATATGTTGACAGTAGAAGCAACGAGAGGGAGTGGTTGGCATCGGCATATGAAACAG GTAACACCAAAGGTAGCTCGGCTTCATTTCCGAGAGGTCTTGAACAAGAGAAGATACCTGTAGCTTCCCATCAAGCAACAGTAATGATTAACAAAGCCTGTCAACTGTCGGGAGTTCATCCAATTCACCATAGTAAGGATGGCATTTGGAAAGATAGAGCAGGTCATAGTTTAGATATCTCTCACAGAAATGGCGAGCAGTCTCATGGTGAACCATTTGTTACTTCCAAGATGGCTAGTCCATATCCATGTCCGAGTTCCTCCGAATTTAGCAGTTTGTGGCCACACTCCGTCTCTCCGTGGGAGAAGTCAAATGGTAGCTTTACTCAGAGGTTATCCTCAATGCATGCAAACTCATTCTTCAACTCTTCTGCAGTAGCTGGTAAGGGTTCACAGTCATCTCAAAGCCAAATTGGTGACAATTGGCACGTGAACAGCAATTCTAGGTTGCATCCTATCCGTAATGGTTTTTACCATGGATCCTCATCTGGGACCAAAGACTCACCAATTCACTTTCCTACAGTTGCTTTTGACTCTTTGAACCATATTAAGGGGGACCATTTTAGGTCTCAGTGCTCTAACAATGCATGTGAGAATTTTCTCATTAGCTCTAACAATACGGATGTTGTGACATCTGGAAAAGGTTTCGACTTAAATGTACTATCAAAGAGTGCACTCAGTGAGGAATATCCTAGGCAAGGTGTTGAGTTTGGTGATGAAAAAAGAGAGCCTCAAGATCCGGTAACAGTTTTGCCATGGCTTAAAGCTAAAGCAAATGGTAAAAATGAGGGCATCGATAGTAGGATAGGTGAAACTTCAACAAATTCTGGCTTTGTCCAGGCCTACTCAAGCCCTCTTTGCCATACACCGATTGATCCATCAGCTTCTGAAGATCACCACATGAAGACCGCAAAAGAAGTGGGGGAGACGCGGCATATAAGAAAAATTCTTGGTGTTCCAATCCTTGATATTCCCTCTGCTTCCAGAAATGAGTCATCATCACTTGTTTCCACTTCTGCTACTCTTTGTTCCTCTCCCAAGAGAGAGAGTATCAGACATCAAAGGAGGAGTATGGTCATTGACATTAACATAGCTTGTGACATTTCTGAGGTTGAGCCCGAGAAACCTTCTGCTGTGGAACCAATTGTTACTGAGAAAGTTATGGAGACGGGAACTACCAACATCAAGAAtcactttgatttgaactcatgTATTACTGAGGATGAAGAACCAGTTTCTGCTGAAAGCAATAAGGCTAATGTGAAAACTATTCTGGATATAGATTTGGAAGTCCCTGTAGTTATGGACATTGAACAAGACAATTTCCCTGGAGAAGAAGACAAGCAATGTGAAGCATCTTTGCAGCTGCCTGACGATAAACCTGAGCACACGGAGGAAGAATTTCTCAGGACTGCAGCAGAAGCTATAGTTGCCATCTCATCGTCCAGTCAATGCATCCCCGTAAAGGAAACATGCAATGATCCATCCGATGATCCTCTGGAATCCCTACGATGGTTTGTCAATGTGGTCTCTTCTTGTGCAGCCGAGCTTGATGGCATGATGGTTGCACGTTGTGGTTCTAAGGAAATAGATTACTTTGAGGAAATGACATTGCGACTAACAGAAACGAAGGAGGAAGATTACATGCCAAAGCCTTTTGTTCCTGAAGTCCAAACAGTGGAAGATGGAGGGGCCAGTTCATTAACAACCCGACCCCGAAGAGGGCAAGCAAGGAGGGGAAGGCAGCGGAGGGATTTCCAAAGGGATATACTTCCCGGTCTAGTTTCATTGTCAAGGCATGAGGTGACCGAAGACATTCAGACATTCGGAGGGTTGATGAGAGCAACGGGCCATACTTGGAACTGCGGTTTGACTAGAAGGAACGGGACGAGAAACGGAGGTGCTAGGGGAAGGCGGAAAACGGTTGTGGTCACCACCCCTGCAACGGTGTTCACCACAACGAGCTCTCCACTAATACACCAACTTAATAACATTGAAGCCAGTTTGGAGGATAAAAACCTAACAGGGTGGGGAAAAACACCTAGGCGCCCGCGGAGGCAAAGATGCCCTGCAGGTAATCCTCCGGCTGTCCTGTTAACTTAA